A window of Drosophila sulfurigaster albostrigata strain 15112-1811.04 chromosome X, ASM2355843v2, whole genome shotgun sequence genomic DNA:
GTCAAGAACTTGACAAACTTGTATAATACCAATTAAAGAGACGAAATTTGCGTTTAAATAAGagtcaaatttttaaaataaaaattttatgatgtaagtttaaaaatatttaattagagtttaaattgaattaatcaaaataaaatttcctgtaaaatttggaatttgttttGATGTGGATATAAAAACCTTAATTTCAAagctaaaattgaatttaaagaattttaaattatttgttaaattgaatttgtgaaataaaattgccaaataatTCTTATTACTCAATAAAATTTCAGACTTTGTTGTAGAATGATAAAAACCTTAATTTGAAAGTGAACTCTTGAACTTAAAGAACTTTTCTCGaactttttcaaatatttaaagtgaaattttgaACTTGAAGAACTTTTCTCGaactttttcaaatatttaaagtgatgatgaagtttgttttgttgggaaaatatgtgtgtttaaCACCAAGTTGATTGAAACTTACCTTGCAGCGGCATTTGATGCACTTCTGTTCGCCGTGCGACAGCAGAATCGGATGCCATTCCTGTCCGTTCTCGTAGATCTTGTTGACCACCTTGCAACCACCGGCGGCAAGCGTTTCCTCAGCACTATGCGCCGCCGAACGTTGCATGGCCTGATCGTGCAACACATTGGGATTACTGGGCGTATGCTTGCTGCCATGATTGCTCTGTTTGCCCTCGGGACAAACCTTGCAGCAGGCCTTCTTGTCCGGTCGATAGGCGAGCTTCTCGCTGCACTGCAAGGGGGGACAAACCATGCGGGGGCAGCGCACCTCAAGTGTGGCAGCATCGCAGCTGCATGTGGTGCACGTGTCGAAGCCATTCGGTGGCAAGAACGGATGCCAACTGGCTCCGGCGGCATGGAATTGATCGCCCAACCGGCAGCCACGACGTGGCTGCAACAGCAGATCGCTGGCATTCAAAGCGGGCGACGAGGATGATGAGGATGAACTTGCACCGTCCGGTGTTGTGGCATGCCAATCGGCGGCGGTTTCGCGACGTGCCACACAAGTGGGGCAGCATTCGCCGTCGCGTTGCAACAACTGTTCGGTGGCCGCCTTGCACTTCAGGGCGGGACACTTGATCAGCTCACAATTCGCTTGACCCCGTTGACACGCACACATGTGGCACGTATCCTGAGCACTGCGCCACTGCTCCGACTCGTTGTAGAAGCGACCGGAGTGAAAGCATTTCGTTTCGCCGCCATTCAACATCTGATTATCGTTGTGATCCCCCGGCACCGGGACATTATTATCCGTATAGATGGGGAAACAATGCGCGGGGACTTTGGTGCTCTTCAGCTTGccacgcaacaacaactgatGCGTGTGCTTTGTGTGCAACTCCAAATAGCAGACACTCGTCTCGAGTTTAATCAGCTCCGCCGATGGCATGCCGAGGACAAAGCCTTCCATGTAATTGCCAGTGAATTCCTCGAGCAATTTCCGTGTGACCGGTGCCCCGATTGCCTCAATTGGTTTCTCCTccaaatacaattgcaaatcCTGCGCCGTGTTGATGCCACTCAACGTCAGTTCGTAGTGGAGATTGCATTCGTTGTCAATCGACATCCAGGCCATGGCCATGGCTCCAGTTGCTCCCTCGCCGTGTTGCTTCAGGAGAATTGGTTCCGCAGAGTCGCGAGCATCGGCCACAGGACGTGGCACCAAACGACCGCGTATCAAACTCGCCTCATGCTCGGTGGCCACATTGACACCGAGTTCACCCGCATACAAAGACTCTAGGACTTTGGGTCCCAGCTTCTCCACACTGCCGATGGCctgattgaaattgaaactggGCGTTAGATCCTCGAGCTTTGCCTTGCGTTTGCCCTGCTCCTCGATCAGACTGATGTTCGGACGATCGCGAGTATTCACATGATCCGTCTCAATGTTGTACGCCAACGAACCGTCCGTGTTGAGATAGACCCAAGCCAAACCGCTGCTCCTCGTGCTCAATTCGTTGCCATGCGGCGGGGCCAAGAGTGTCTGGAAGATCTCACAACTCGCCCGGGTCACAATGTGTCCCTGGATGCGCAGTTGGGGATATTTCTTCGACTCGACGGTCAACAGGAGTTTGCCCCGCGACATCAGACGCAAATTCTGTATGGTAATCGGAGAGGACAACTCAAGTACGTTGATCTCAGCTGAGGGTTTTCGCACACGGGGCAACTCATCGAAGATCAGTTCTTTGCGTTCCGGCAATTCGATGCGCACATTCAACGCTGCATCGGCAAACTCTTCGACACCAAAAACACCGTTGAAAACGAGGGTCAAATGCATCGAACTCGCTGCGCCACTCGATGTCGAGACAATCGCTGTGCCACCGGCGCCGGCAAGCTGAGGATCGGGTTTACCGCTAGCCGTGAGTGGAGGCTCCAGCAGTGAACTGAAGAGTTCCGTTTGCAGAGCCGTGTATTTGGCGATCTTTCCGGCGAGGGCCAATTCCGCTTGATGTTTGTTGCCCCACAGCAGCACGACGTGCAACCGATCGTCGCGCAAGATGCGCTTGTAATCGCGTGGCACGCGTCGCCACACGCCG
This region includes:
- the LOC133847625 gene encoding dorsal-ventral patterning protein Sog, whose product is MNDNNNNNAALATATGTVQTLENNNNNSSSEQTTGENNNNNKNNTSNHIAYHYQSKLHHLLLVALLICLSSVTSWPQTVQARRHAPLMFEEADTARRSNRPAVTECQFGKVLRELGSTWYADLGPPFGVMYCIKCECVAIPKKRRIVARVQCRNIKNECPPAKCDDPISLPGKCCKTCPGDRNDTDVALDVPVPSEEEERNMKHYAALLTGRTSYFLKGEEMKSMYTTYNPQNVVATARFLFHKKNLYYSFYTSAKIGRPRAIQFVDDGGVILEEHQLETTLSGTLSVYQNATGKICGVWRRVPRDYKRILRDDRLHVVLLWGNKHQAELALAGKIAKYTALQTELFSSLLEPPLTASGKPDPQLAGAGGTAIVSTSSGAASSMHLTLVFNGVFGVEEFADAALNVRIELPERKELIFDELPRVRKPSAEINVLELSSPITIQNLRLMSRGKLLLTVESKKYPQLRIQGHIVTRASCEIFQTLLAPPHGNELSTRSSGLAWVYLNTDGSLAYNIETDHVNTRDRPNISLIEEQGKRKAKLEDLTPSFNFNQAIGSVEKLGPKVLESLYAGELGVNVATEHEASLIRGRLVPRPVADARDSAEPILLKQHGEGATGAMAMAWMSIDNECNLHYELTLSGINTAQDLQLYLEEKPIEAIGAPVTRKLLEEFTGNYMEGFVLGMPSAELIKLETSVCYLELHTKHTHQLLLRGKLKSTKVPAHCFPIYTDNNVPVPGDHNDNQMLNGGETKCFHSGRFYNESEQWRSAQDTCHMCACQRGQANCELIKCPALKCKAATEQLLQRDGECCPTCVARRETAADWHATTPDGASSSSSSSSPALNASDLLLQPRRGCRLGDQFHAAGASWHPFLPPNGFDTCTTCSCDAATLEVRCPRMVCPPLQCSEKLAYRPDKKACCKVCPEGKQSNHGSKHTPSNPNVLHDQAMQRSAAHSAEETLAAGGCKVVNKIYENGQEWHPILLSHGEQKCIKCRCKDSKVNCDRKRCSRSTCQQTRVSNKRRVFDKPGSELAAPPIDECCSTQCRRSRRHHKRQPHHQQRATSS